The Desulfobaculum bizertense DSM 18034 genome includes a region encoding these proteins:
- the carB gene encoding carbamoyl-phosphate synthase large subunit, giving the protein MPKRTDIKKIMLIGSGPIVIGQACEFDYSGTQALKALKEEGYEVVLVNSNPATIMTDPELADRTYIEPIEPETVARIIEKERPDALLPTLGGQTGLNTALAVAEMGVLEKYGVELIGAAREVIEKAESRELFREAMERIGLKVPASTIARNLDDVRDATKEIPFPIIIRPAYTLGGTGGGVAYNMEDLLEISSQGLAASRTSEIMLEQSVLGWKEYELEVMRDKNDNCVIICSIENLDPMGVHTGDSITVAPAQTLTDQEYQHMRDASLAIMREIGVETGGSNVQFGLNPENGELVVIEMNPRVSRSSALASKATGFPIAKIAAKLAVGYTLDEIPNDITRETMASFEPTIDYVVTKIPRLTFEKFPGTEDVLTTAMKSVGEAMSIGRTFKESLQKGLRSLEIGMPGLGKDFLQQCPDKDDILAKLRKPNSKRIFALRHAIQCGLTDEEIFEASHIDPWFIRQIRDIVEVEGELKSFSLGATLSAENTEVCDMLRKAKEYGFSDVQLAKLWKLEESDVRRLRKAAGIEPTFYLVDTCAAEFEAYTPYFYSTYEQGEELKAAEGKKVMILGGGPNRIGQGIEFDYCCVHASYALREENVTSIMVNSNPETVSTDYDTSDRLYFEPLTFEDVMNIVEMEKPDGVIIQFGGQTPLNLAVPLLRAGVNILGTHPDSIDRAEDRERFGALLKKLGLRQPDNGTAMSVDEAVEEAAIVGYPVVVRPSYVLGGRAMEIVYDEEGLRNYFAHEVQAVPEHPILIDKFLENAVEVDVDALSDGEDVYVAGIMEHIEEAGIHSGDSACVIPPITLGHLIVEEIRRQTVALAKELKVVGLMNIQFAVKEGAIYILEVNPRASRTAPFVSKATGVPLPKLATKVLLGAKVKDLDPWSMRKGGYIAVKESVFPFNRFPGVDILLGPEMRSTGEVMGVDTSFGMAFLKGQLAGGQNLPTSGRVFISVNDADKEGILDVAATFKQLGFTILATHGTAKFFARRGVETETVYKVYEGRPNVVDRIKNGEVDLVINTASGKKTAGDSTVIRQNTLLYGVPYTTTVAGARAMAYALRDLKEREPGVRSLQEYYSD; this is encoded by the coding sequence GGTCAGACCGGTCTGAACACCGCTCTGGCTGTTGCCGAGATGGGTGTGCTGGAGAAATACGGCGTTGAGCTTATTGGTGCGGCACGAGAGGTCATCGAAAAAGCCGAAAGTCGTGAACTTTTCCGCGAGGCTATGGAGCGTATTGGCCTCAAGGTTCCGGCGAGTACCATTGCTCGTAACCTTGATGATGTTCGTGATGCCACGAAGGAAATTCCTTTCCCCATCATCATTCGACCCGCATACACGCTTGGCGGCACCGGCGGTGGTGTTGCCTACAACATGGAAGACCTGCTGGAGATTTCCTCTCAGGGTCTTGCTGCCAGCCGTACGAGCGAAATCATGCTCGAACAGTCTGTTCTGGGCTGGAAAGAGTATGAGCTGGAAGTGATGCGTGACAAGAACGACAACTGCGTCATCATTTGTTCCATCGAAAACCTTGATCCCATGGGTGTCCATACCGGTGACTCCATTACGGTTGCCCCGGCCCAGACCTTGACCGATCAGGAATACCAGCACATGCGTGATGCCTCTCTGGCTATTATGCGCGAGATTGGTGTTGAAACCGGTGGTTCAAACGTGCAGTTTGGCCTGAATCCTGAAAACGGCGAACTGGTTGTCATTGAGATGAACCCCCGTGTGTCCCGTTCTTCTGCACTGGCTTCCAAGGCAACAGGCTTCCCTATTGCCAAGATCGCAGCCAAGCTTGCAGTCGGCTACACACTGGACGAAATCCCTAACGACATCACCCGTGAGACAATGGCCTCCTTTGAGCCGACCATTGACTACGTTGTGACCAAGATTCCCCGTCTGACCTTTGAGAAGTTCCCGGGTACCGAGGACGTTCTGACAACGGCCATGAAGAGCGTTGGTGAAGCCATGAGCATTGGCCGAACCTTCAAGGAATCCCTCCAGAAGGGCCTGCGTTCTCTGGAGATCGGAATGCCCGGCCTTGGCAAGGACTTCCTCCAGCAGTGCCCAGACAAGGACGACATCCTTGCCAAACTGCGCAAGCCCAACTCCAAGCGTATCTTTGCTCTGCGTCACGCCATCCAGTGCGGACTCACTGACGAAGAAATCTTTGAGGCCTCTCACATTGACCCCTGGTTTATTCGCCAGATTCGGGACATTGTTGAGGTTGAGGGCGAGCTGAAATCCTTTAGCCTCGGTGCAACCCTGTCCGCAGAGAATACAGAAGTCTGCGACATGCTCCGCAAGGCCAAGGAATACGGCTTCTCTGACGTCCAGCTCGCCAAGCTCTGGAAGCTGGAAGAATCTGATGTTCGCCGCCTGCGCAAGGCTGCTGGTATTGAGCCGACATTCTATCTGGTTGATACCTGCGCTGCTGAGTTTGAGGCGTACACCCCATATTTTTACTCCACCTATGAGCAGGGTGAAGAACTTAAGGCTGCCGAGGGCAAGAAAGTCATGATCCTCGGTGGTGGCCCAAACCGTATTGGTCAGGGCATTGAGTTTGACTACTGCTGTGTTCACGCATCCTACGCCCTGCGCGAAGAGAACGTGACCTCCATTATGGTGAACTCCAATCCGGAAACTGTTTCCACTGACTATGATACGTCTGACCGACTCTACTTTGAGCCGCTGACCTTTGAAGACGTCATGAACATTGTGGAAATGGAAAAGCCGGATGGCGTCATCATTCAGTTTGGTGGACAGACCCCGCTGAACCTTGCTGTTCCGCTGCTGCGTGCCGGAGTCAATATCCTTGGCACGCATCCTGATTCCATTGACCGCGCCGAAGACCGTGAGCGTTTTGGTGCATTGCTCAAAAAGCTTGGCCTGCGTCAGCCCGACAACGGCACAGCCATGAGCGTTGACGAAGCCGTGGAAGAAGCCGCAATCGTTGGCTACCCGGTTGTTGTCCGCCCCAGTTACGTTCTGGGCGGCCGCGCAATGGAAATCGTGTATGACGAGGAAGGCCTCAGGAATTACTTTGCACACGAAGTGCAGGCTGTTCCCGAACATCCTATCCTCATTGACAAGTTCCTTGAAAACGCTGTCGAAGTTGACGTCGATGCCCTGTCTGACGGGGAAGACGTCTACGTCGCAGGCATCATGGAGCACATCGAGGAAGCAGGCATTCACTCTGGCGACTCCGCCTGTGTGATTCCGCCCATTACTCTTGGTCACCTGATTGTTGAAGAAATCAGACGCCAGACCGTTGCTCTTGCCAAGGAGCTGAAGGTTGTTGGCCTGATGAACATTCAGTTCGCCGTGAAAGAGGGCGCTATCTACATCCTCGAGGTGAACCCACGTGCCAGCCGTACGGCACCGTTTGTGTCCAAGGCCACTGGCGTTCCGCTGCCAAAACTCGCAACCAAGGTTCTGCTTGGTGCCAAGGTGAAGGATCTCGACCCCTGGAGCATGCGCAAGGGTGGGTACATCGCTGTCAAAGAAAGCGTGTTCCCGTTCAATCGTTTCCCAGGTGTAGACATTCTGCTTGGACCAGAAATGCGTTCCACAGGCGAAGTTATGGGTGTGGATACCTCCTTTGGCATGGCATTCCTCAAGGGTCAGCTCGCAGGCGGGCAGAACCTTCCGACCTCTGGCCGAGTCTTCATCTCTGTGAATGACGCGGACAAGGAAGGCATTCTGGACGTTGCTGCAACCTTTAAGCAGCTGGGCTTTACCATTCTGGCAACGCACGGCACGGCAAAGTTCTTTGCCCGCCGAGGTGTTGAGACTGAGACCGTCTACAAAGTGTACGAAGGTCGTCCCAACGTCGTTGACCGCATCAAGAATGGCGAAGTTGACCTTGTCATCAACACGGCTTCGGGCAAAAAGACGGCTGGCGACTCCACTGTGATTCGTCAGAACACGCTGCTGTACGGTGTTCCGTACACCACCACCGTCGCTGGTGCCCGCGCAATGGCATACGCCCTTCGTGATTTGAAGGAACGTGAGCCGGGCGTGAGAAGCCTT